Proteins co-encoded in one Bradyrhizobium sp. 170 genomic window:
- a CDS encoding phage tail tube protein: MAQRIAGIAFLTVDGNQLALRGNFTVSPSPVERTMIAGQDGVHGYQELPRVPYIEGDLSTLPGFYLEDLLNETDVTVVAQLANRMQYVLTSATCKGGFENNTRDGQVRVRWEGVTCEEVSL, from the coding sequence ATGGCACAGAGAATTGCAGGCATCGCCTTCCTGACCGTGGATGGCAACCAGCTGGCGCTGCGCGGCAACTTCACCGTCAGCCCGTCGCCCGTCGAGCGAACCATGATCGCCGGGCAGGATGGCGTGCATGGCTATCAGGAGCTGCCGCGCGTGCCCTACATCGAGGGCGATCTGTCTACGCTTCCCGGCTTCTATCTGGAGGACCTGCTGAACGAAACCGATGTCACCGTGGTGGCGCAGCTCGCCAACCGGATGCAGTACGTGCTCACCAGCGCAACCTGCAAGGGCGGCTTCGAGAACAATACCCGCGACGGTCAGGTCCGCGTGCGCTGGGAAGGCGTGACCTGTGAGGAGGTTTCGCTGTGA